A single region of the Duganella sp. BuS-21 genome encodes:
- a CDS encoding phosphonate transporter produces MTMQTEVQFEQAGIAALLAAMDDAVLDTLDFGVIGFDHEHRVLRYNRFESQAAGLRPERVLDQDLFTVVAPCMNNFLVAQRFVDARAAGEPLDDTINYVLTLRMRPTKVKLRLVSAPSAALSYVLVHRL; encoded by the coding sequence ATGACTATGCAGACAGAGGTACAGTTTGAGCAAGCGGGCATCGCCGCGCTGCTGGCGGCGATGGATGATGCGGTCCTCGATACGCTGGATTTTGGCGTGATCGGCTTTGACCACGAACACCGGGTGCTGCGCTACAACCGCTTCGAGTCGCAGGCCGCCGGCCTGCGTCCCGAGCGCGTGCTGGACCAGGACTTGTTTACCGTGGTGGCGCCGTGCATGAACAATTTCCTGGTGGCGCAGCGCTTTGTTGATGCGCGCGCAGCCGGCGAGCCGCTCGACGACACCATCAATTATGTGCTGACGCTGCGCATGCGCCCGACCAAGGTCAAGCTGCGCCTGGTATCGGCGCCATCGGCGGCGCTGTCGTACGTGCTGGTGCATCGGCTATGA
- a CDS encoding sensor domain-containing diguanylate cyclase: protein MSTATCAAVQPPHPDAEEYEALLQFLYMAPVGLVQLSSDGSILMLNPLSAQLLMPLSRDGELTNLFEALAPVAPDLRQLCAAYTAPSGQVCDATRLFLHADNVGSGPQVLSLSLLKLDGARLMAVLSDITVQDRRERQLRNTDAWLNAIMTNIADYALASLDRQGRIESWNDSIGRVTGYDAAVVGQPYALFYPDDATTPAQQADRLREADENGWTLDEGLRRRADGSQFWGSAMITPLPGRAEEDNAVPAYCMIIRDISDKREISQSLRQAAYCDHLTGLFNRRAFFEAADVELARRKKSPRPVALIMLDADHFKRINDHYGHPAGDEVLRQLATAMRGVCRQVDVLARIGGEEFAVLLPSVDLDDAMAVAERLLAQVRQAPASYESQQIAYTVSLGVAMMDDDVSGFDGLLTRADQALYLAKRSGRNRVACWRPGLEEGGR, encoded by the coding sequence ATGAGCACGGCGACCTGCGCGGCTGTGCAGCCGCCACATCCGGATGCGGAAGAGTATGAAGCGCTGCTGCAGTTCCTGTACATGGCGCCGGTGGGCCTGGTGCAACTCAGCAGCGACGGTAGCATCCTCATGCTCAACCCGCTCTCGGCCCAGCTGCTGATGCCGCTCAGCCGCGACGGCGAGCTGACCAATCTGTTCGAGGCGCTGGCCCCGGTGGCGCCGGACCTGCGGCAGCTGTGCGCCGCCTATACCGCGCCCAGCGGCCAGGTGTGCGACGCCACGCGCCTGTTTCTGCACGCCGACAATGTCGGCAGCGGGCCGCAGGTGTTGTCGCTCAGCTTGTTGAAGCTGGATGGCGCGCGCCTGATGGCGGTGCTCAGCGACATCACTGTGCAGGATAGGCGCGAGCGCCAGCTGCGCAACACCGATGCCTGGTTGAACGCCATCATGACCAATATCGCCGACTACGCGCTGGCCAGCCTGGACCGGCAAGGCCGCATCGAATCGTGGAACGACAGCATCGGCCGCGTGACGGGCTACGACGCGGCCGTGGTGGGGCAGCCGTATGCGCTGTTTTATCCGGACGACGCTACCACTCCGGCCCAGCAGGCCGACCGCCTGCGCGAAGCCGACGAGAACGGCTGGACGCTGGACGAAGGCCTGCGTCGGCGCGCCGACGGCAGCCAGTTCTGGGGCAGCGCCATGATTACACCACTGCCGGGCCGGGCCGAGGAAGACAATGCGGTGCCGGCTTACTGCATGATTATTCGCGACATTTCCGACAAGCGTGAAATCAGCCAGAGTCTGCGCCAGGCCGCCTACTGCGACCACCTGACCGGCCTGTTCAACCGGCGCGCCTTCTTTGAGGCGGCCGACGTGGAACTGGCGCGCCGCAAGAAATCGCCGCGGCCGGTGGCGCTGATCATGCTCGACGCCGACCATTTCAAGCGCATCAACGACCACTACGGCCATCCGGCCGGCGACGAAGTGCTGCGCCAGCTGGCCACGGCCATGCGCGGCGTGTGCCGGCAGGTCGACGTGCTGGCGCGCATCGGCGGCGAAGAGTTCGCCGTGCTGCTGCCGTCGGTGGATCTCGATGACGCCATGGCGGTAGCCGAACGGCTGCTGGCCCAGGTGCGTCAGGCGCCGGCGTCGTACGAGAGCCAGCAGATTGCCTACACCGTCAGCCTTGGGGTGGCCATGATGGACGACGACGTGAGCGGCTTCGACGGCCTGCTGACCCGCGCCGACCAGGCCTTGTACCTGGCCAAGCGCAGCGGGCGCAACCGGGTTGCTTGCTGGCGTCCCGGCCTGGAAGAGGGAGGGCGCTGA
- a CDS encoding bifunctional diguanylate cyclase/phosphodiesterase, which translates to MQSETDTAYETLIQFLYRAPVALIQIQHNGEIEMLNPMASQLLMPLAPEGDLLNLFEVLQPYAPDLAQLCAGFQGAHGVVCEGRRIVLAAGSKGPSVLSLNLLKVDGQRLMAVLLDATHEVMREQRTLANRLASAARVDLLTQLPNRGRALELLQDMLQRPVPHDHCAVMFLNLDRFKQINDTFGNDVGDQVMVLVAERLRSAVRANSRPPGQPHSTEIAARVGGDEFAVLLDGLPQRDTAERIALRLLDHLSRPYQVGAHELSCTFSIGIVALDAETQQADDVLGDAAIAMRAAKAGGGNQFAVFAREMREQAIWRGGMEADLRSGIERGELFTVYQPVVGLLPGGGIDRSAGVEALVRWNHPLRGVVGPVEFIGVAEDCGLIGAIGEQVLAMACADFAGWQKQLGERAPRLLAVNLSRAQLNQDGLCQRVGAILAANGMAPEQLQLEITESLAAQGTDIQSQLLGLKGLGVKLALDDFGTGYSSLSSLHLLPVDTVKIDRSFITLAATSKHHEVLIEATVKVARSLGMNTVAEGIETQQQAAVVAEQGCDKGQGYLYSRPISSAAIEEWLSASDQAIV; encoded by the coding sequence ATGCAGTCCGAGACCGATACCGCGTATGAAACCCTGATTCAGTTCCTGTACCGGGCGCCGGTGGCGCTGATCCAGATTCAGCACAACGGCGAAATCGAGATGCTCAATCCGATGGCCTCGCAGCTGCTGATGCCGCTGGCGCCCGAAGGCGACCTGCTCAACTTGTTCGAGGTGCTGCAGCCGTATGCACCGGACCTGGCGCAGCTGTGCGCCGGTTTCCAGGGAGCGCATGGCGTGGTCTGCGAAGGCCGGCGCATCGTGCTGGCCGCCGGCAGCAAGGGGCCGTCGGTGCTGTCGCTGAACCTGCTCAAGGTCGACGGGCAGCGGCTGATGGCGGTGCTGCTGGACGCTACCCACGAGGTGATGCGCGAACAGCGCACCCTGGCCAACCGCCTGGCCAGCGCGGCGCGCGTCGATTTGCTGACCCAGTTGCCCAACCGTGGCCGGGCGCTGGAGTTGTTGCAGGATATGCTGCAGCGCCCCGTGCCGCACGACCATTGCGCGGTGATGTTCCTGAATCTCGACCGTTTCAAGCAAATCAATGACACTTTCGGCAACGACGTTGGCGACCAGGTGATGGTGCTGGTGGCGGAGCGACTGCGCAGCGCAGTACGCGCCAACAGCCGCCCGCCTGGTCAGCCGCACAGCACCGAGATTGCGGCGCGCGTCGGCGGCGACGAATTCGCCGTGCTGCTCGACGGCTTGCCGCAGCGTGATACGGCCGAGCGCATCGCGCTGCGATTGCTCGATCACCTGAGCCGTCCTTACCAGGTCGGCGCCCATGAGCTGTCGTGTACCTTCAGCATCGGCATCGTGGCGCTGGACGCGGAGACGCAGCAGGCCGACGATGTGCTGGGCGACGCCGCCATCGCCATGCGGGCGGCCAAGGCCGGCGGCGGCAACCAGTTTGCCGTGTTCGCGCGCGAGATGCGCGAGCAGGCGATCTGGCGCGGCGGCATGGAGGCCGATCTGCGCAGCGGCATCGAGCGCGGCGAATTGTTTACCGTCTATCAGCCGGTGGTGGGCCTGCTGCCGGGCGGCGGCATCGACCGCAGCGCCGGCGTCGAGGCGCTGGTGCGCTGGAATCACCCACTGCGCGGCGTGGTCGGGCCGGTGGAATTCATCGGCGTGGCCGAGGATTGCGGCTTGATCGGCGCCATCGGCGAGCAGGTGCTGGCCATGGCCTGCGCCGATTTCGCCGGCTGGCAGAAGCAGCTGGGCGAGCGCGCACCGCGCCTGCTGGCGGTCAACCTGTCGCGCGCGCAGCTGAACCAGGATGGCCTGTGCCAGCGGGTCGGGGCGATTTTGGCCGCCAACGGCATGGCGCCCGAACAGCTGCAGCTGGAAATCACCGAGAGCCTGGCGGCGCAAGGTACGGACATCCAGTCGCAGTTGCTGGGATTGAAGGGCCTCGGCGTAAAACTGGCGCTGGACGATTTCGGCACCGGCTACTCGTCGCTGTCCAGCCTCCATCTGCTGCCGGTCGACACGGTGAAGATCGACCGTTCCTTCATCACGCTGGCCGCCACCAGCAAGCATCACGAAGTGCTGATCGAGGCCACCGTGAAAGTCGCGCGTAGCCTGGGCATGAACACGGTGGCCGAGGGCATCGAAACGCAGCAGCAGGCCGCCGTGGTGGCGGAGCAGGGCTGCGACAAGGGACAGGGCTATTTGTACAGCCGGCCGATTTCCAGCGCCGCCATCGAGGAATGGCTGAGCGCTTCGGACCAGGCTATTGTGTAA
- a CDS encoding LacI family DNA-binding transcriptional regulator → MATLKDVAMLAGVGMSTASRAISGAGPVSAEAMKKVQAAIEQLNFRPSSIGRSLSAQSLGMIGIFAPSFFGAYYGTILKQTDIELRAMRRHVVVATGCGDGTPREEAIEAVKFLIGRDCDGIVVLGHDLLDEDMQMLHKMHPKMAFLNRRSETLEASSFCPDHYHGGELAARTLLDVGHRQLAVISGPAGTLDNQERLRGFFDELARQGIPRDAVRLIPSDFSREGGYEATQQLLNEGRHFTGLFCANDEMAIGSMSCFHRAGVRVPQEVSIVGYDDDYSAEFSSPGLTSVHIPMQQLTQNAVRWLLNLCYGTQHQISREFPVSVTMRGSVAPPQ, encoded by the coding sequence GTGGCAACACTGAAAGACGTCGCAATGCTTGCGGGTGTGGGCATGTCGACAGCATCGCGCGCCATTTCCGGCGCTGGGCCGGTATCGGCCGAAGCGATGAAAAAGGTCCAGGCCGCAATCGAACAACTGAATTTCCGCCCTTCTTCCATCGGCCGCTCGCTGTCGGCGCAGTCGCTGGGCATGATAGGTATTTTCGCCCCCTCCTTCTTCGGCGCCTACTACGGCACCATCCTCAAGCAAACCGACATCGAACTGCGCGCCATGCGCCGCCACGTGGTGGTCGCCACCGGTTGCGGCGACGGCACGCCGCGTGAAGAAGCGATTGAAGCGGTGAAGTTCCTGATCGGTCGCGATTGCGACGGCATCGTGGTGCTGGGCCATGACCTGCTTGATGAAGACATGCAGATGCTGCATAAAATGCATCCGAAGATGGCCTTCCTGAATCGTCGCAGCGAGACGCTGGAAGCGTCGTCCTTCTGCCCGGACCACTACCACGGCGGCGAACTGGCCGCGCGCACCCTGCTCGACGTGGGCCATCGCCAGTTGGCCGTGATCTCCGGTCCGGCCGGCACCTTGGACAACCAGGAGCGCTTGCGCGGTTTCTTCGACGAGCTGGCCCGCCAGGGCATCCCGCGCGACGCGGTGCGCCTGATTCCCTCGGACTTCTCACGCGAAGGTGGCTACGAGGCGACCCAGCAGCTACTCAACGAAGGCCGCCATTTCACGGGCCTGTTCTGCGCCAACGATGAAATGGCGATCGGCTCCATGTCCTGCTTCCACCGCGCCGGCGTGCGCGTGCCGCAGGAAGTGTCGATCGTCGGCTACGACGATGACTACTCGGCCGAGTTTTCGTCGCCGGGCCTGACCTCCGTGCACATTCCGATGCAGCAGCTGACGCAGAACGCGGTGCGCTGGCTGCTCAACCTGTGCTACGGCACCCAGCACCAAATCTCGCGCGAGTTCCCGGTATCCGTCACCATGCGCGGTTCGGTGGCGCCGCCGCAATAA
- the rimO gene encoding 30S ribosomal protein S12 methylthiotransferase RimO, which yields MQSQPLSRLPQPAAGAPAPKVGFVSLGCPKALVDSEQILTQLRAEGYETAKSYAGADLVIVNTCGFIDAAVQESLDAIGEALAENGKVIVTGCLGAKKDADGSDLITKIHPKVLAVTGPHALAEVMDSVHLHLPKPHEPFIDLIPPQGVKLTPKHYAYLKISEGCNHRCSFCIIPSMRGDLVSRPIGELLLEAENLFKSGVKELLVISQDTSAYGVDVKFRTGFWNGRPIKTHMTQLMEALGELAKSYGAWVRMHYVYPYPHVDQVIPLMGEHVLPYLDIPMQHAHPDVLKRMKRPASGEKNLDRILAWRKMNPDLTIRSTFIAGFPGETEEEFEYLLDFLKEAQIDRLGCFAYSPVEGATANELANPVPEAVREERRGRVMLLQEEISKARLKAKVGKTVRVLIDEVNRTGGVGRSAADAPEIDGVVYVKPPYEPHKKLVVGQFVDVKITTSDAHDLWGEAL from the coding sequence ATGCAATCGCAACCACTCTCCCGTCTTCCCCAGCCAGCCGCCGGCGCGCCAGCACCGAAAGTGGGCTTTGTATCGCTCGGCTGCCCCAAAGCGCTGGTCGACTCCGAACAGATCCTGACCCAGCTGCGCGCTGAAGGTTACGAAACCGCCAAATCGTATGCCGGCGCCGATCTGGTGATCGTCAATACCTGCGGCTTCATCGACGCCGCCGTGCAGGAGTCGCTGGACGCGATCGGCGAAGCGCTGGCCGAAAACGGCAAAGTGATTGTGACCGGCTGCCTTGGCGCCAAGAAGGATGCCGACGGTTCGGACCTGATCACCAAGATCCACCCGAAGGTGCTGGCCGTGACCGGCCCGCACGCGCTGGCGGAAGTGATGGACTCGGTCCATCTGCACCTGCCGAAACCGCACGAGCCGTTCATCGACCTGATTCCGCCGCAGGGCGTCAAGCTGACGCCGAAGCACTACGCCTACCTGAAGATTTCGGAAGGCTGCAACCACCGCTGCTCGTTCTGCATCATCCCTTCGATGCGCGGCGACCTGGTGTCGCGTCCTATCGGCGAACTGCTGCTGGAAGCGGAGAACCTGTTCAAGTCGGGCGTGAAGGAATTGCTGGTGATCTCGCAGGACACCTCGGCCTACGGCGTGGACGTCAAGTTCCGCACCGGTTTCTGGAACGGCCGCCCGATCAAGACCCACATGACGCAGCTGATGGAAGCGCTGGGCGAGCTGGCCAAGTCCTACGGCGCCTGGGTGCGCATGCACTATGTTTATCCGTACCCGCACGTCGACCAGGTGATTCCGCTGATGGGCGAGCACGTGCTGCCGTACCTGGACATCCCGATGCAGCACGCACATCCCGATGTGCTGAAGCGCATGAAGCGTCCGGCCAGCGGCGAGAAGAACCTGGACCGCATCCTGGCCTGGCGCAAGATGAATCCGGACCTGACCATCCGTTCGACCTTCATCGCCGGCTTCCCTGGCGAGACCGAAGAAGAATTCGAATACCTGCTGGACTTCCTCAAGGAAGCGCAGATCGACCGCCTGGGTTGCTTCGCCTATTCGCCGGTGGAAGGCGCCACCGCCAACGAACTGGCCAATCCGGTGCCGGAAGCAGTGCGCGAAGAGCGTCGCGGCCGCGTGATGCTGCTGCAGGAAGAAATCTCGAAAGCGCGCCTGAAAGCGAAAGTCGGCAAGACCGTGCGCGTGCTGATCGATGAAGTCAACCGCACCGGCGGCGTCGGCCGCTCGGCAGCCGACGCGCCGGAAATCGACGGCGTGGTGTACGTCAAGCCGCCGTACGAACCGCACAAGAAATTGGTGGTCGGTCAGTTCGTTGATGTGAAAATTACGACATCGGATGCACATGACCTGTGGGGCGAGGCGCTTTAA
- a CDS encoding creatininase family protein, with product MPDLKFPAVLAACLLVGALARPAAASAAEAPVMLEQMTSTELRARIDGGATTAIIPIGGTEQSGPFIALGKHNVRAAVLARTIAQKLGNAVVAPVVAYVPEGSITPPAGHMKFAGTLSIPESTFEDLLFATGQSLRQHGFRHVVFIGDHGGYQKSETRVAQRLNKAWAKDGKAGALALLAYYDVTQEAYITDLEKRGYSKAEIGLHAGLADAALMLATDKSLVRTEALARGPAPTVNDGVRGDARRATAELGKLGVQRIVDTSVAAISAFAAHGAPSTLSKEPK from the coding sequence ATGCCTGACTTGAAATTCCCGGCGGTGCTTGCCGCTTGCTTGTTGGTAGGCGCGCTGGCGCGGCCCGCTGCGGCTTCCGCGGCCGAGGCCCCCGTCATGCTGGAACAGATGACCAGCACCGAACTGCGTGCGCGCATCGACGGCGGGGCCACCACCGCCATCATTCCCATCGGCGGCACCGAGCAAAGCGGACCCTTTATCGCGCTGGGCAAGCACAATGTGCGCGCCGCCGTACTGGCGCGGACGATCGCGCAAAAGCTCGGCAACGCCGTGGTCGCGCCGGTGGTGGCTTACGTACCGGAAGGCAGTATCACGCCGCCGGCCGGCCACATGAAGTTTGCCGGCACCTTGTCGATTCCCGAATCGACCTTTGAGGACCTGCTGTTCGCCACCGGCCAGAGTCTGCGCCAGCACGGCTTCCGTCATGTGGTGTTCATCGGCGACCATGGCGGTTACCAGAAAAGCGAAACGCGCGTGGCGCAGCGCCTGAACAAGGCCTGGGCCAAGGACGGTAAAGCTGGCGCGCTGGCCTTGCTGGCCTATTACGACGTCACGCAGGAAGCGTATATCACCGATCTTGAAAAGCGCGGATACAGCAAGGCCGAAATCGGCCTGCACGCCGGCCTGGCCGACGCCGCGCTGATGCTGGCCACCGACAAATCCCTGGTGCGCACCGAGGCGCTGGCGCGCGGTCCCGCGCCCACCGTCAACGACGGCGTGCGCGGAGACGCGCGCCGCGCCACCGCCGAATTGGGCAAGCTTGGCGTGCAGCGCATCGTCGATACCTCGGTTGCCGCTATTTCCGCATTTGCGGCGCATGGAGCGCCGTCCACTTTGAGTAAAGAACCCAAATGA
- a CDS encoding YncE family protein → MKTNQMVYAALAAAGLVATGGLMAAASSPAKPVAGAAAATAAASAPASVYAGIAPSNMNPSVRDHLQRIYVPNLRSNDVYVIDPETLKVVDKFKVGVGPQHVVPSHDLQTLWVANNAERTNKGSLTPIDPRTGKPGPQVAVEDPYNMYFSPDGKSAIVVAEALHRLDFRDPKTMAVQYAIDVPECGGINHADFSPDGRYAMFTCEFSGSVARIDLQTRKVEGYLKLSMPATRFSEKDPIDQLLANEVCSKKKGMPQDIRVSPDGKRYYIADMDADGVHIVDAASFTKVGFIPTGVGAHGLYPSRDGTRLYVANRGTHKIHGKPKGKGRVTVIDFATEKVVAQWAIPGGGSPDMGNVSADGKYLWLSGRFDDRVYRIDTSNGDVKQIKVGQEPHGLTVWPQPGRYSLGHTGNMR, encoded by the coding sequence ATGAAAACTAATCAGATGGTTTATGCGGCCCTGGCCGCCGCCGGCCTGGTCGCAACGGGCGGCCTGATGGCCGCCGCCAGTTCGCCGGCCAAGCCGGTCGCCGGTGCCGCCGCCGCCACTGCGGCGGCTTCGGCTCCGGCCAGCGTGTACGCCGGCATCGCACCGTCGAATATGAATCCTTCCGTGCGCGACCATTTGCAGCGCATCTATGTGCCCAACCTGCGCTCCAACGATGTCTACGTGATTGATCCTGAAACGCTGAAGGTGGTCGACAAGTTCAAGGTCGGCGTCGGCCCGCAGCACGTGGTGCCGTCGCATGACCTGCAGACGCTGTGGGTGGCGAATAATGCCGAGCGCACCAATAAGGGCAGCCTGACGCCGATCGATCCGCGCACCGGCAAGCCGGGCCCGCAGGTTGCGGTGGAAGATCCCTACAATATGTACTTCTCGCCGGATGGTAAATCGGCCATCGTGGTGGCGGAAGCCTTGCATCGCCTGGACTTCCGCGATCCGAAGACCATGGCCGTGCAGTACGCCATCGACGTGCCGGAATGCGGCGGCATCAACCACGCCGACTTTTCGCCGGACGGCCGCTACGCCATGTTCACCTGCGAATTCAGCGGCTCGGTGGCGCGCATCGATCTGCAGACGCGCAAGGTCGAGGGCTATCTGAAGCTGTCGATGCCGGCTACGCGCTTCTCGGAAAAAGATCCGATCGACCAGCTGCTGGCCAATGAGGTGTGCAGCAAGAAGAAGGGCATGCCGCAGGATATACGCGTGTCGCCGGATGGCAAGCGCTATTACATCGCCGACATGGACGCCGACGGCGTGCACATCGTCGATGCGGCCAGCTTCACCAAGGTCGGCTTCATTCCGACCGGCGTGGGCGCGCACGGCCTGTATCCAAGCCGCGACGGCACCAGGCTGTATGTGGCCAATCGCGGCACGCACAAGATCCACGGCAAGCCGAAAGGCAAAGGCCGCGTGACGGTGATCGACTTCGCCACCGAAAAAGTGGTGGCGCAGTGGGCGATTCCAGGCGGCGGCAGCCCGGACATGGGTAACGTCAGCGCCGACGGCAAATATCTGTGGCTGTCCGGCCGCTTCGATGACCGCGTCTACCGCATCGACACCAGCAACGGCGACGTCAAGCAGATCAAGGTCGGCCAGGAGCCGCACGGCCTGACCGTCTGGCCGCAACCGGGCCGCTACTCGCTCGGCCACACCGGCAATATGCGCTGA
- a CDS encoding cystathionine beta-lyase: MTMVKKSPQTALIHTDYKAPEGFEAFPVGIHRASTVLFKNVAAMRSGDWKDKNAYTYGLHGTPTTFTLEARLAEIEDGKHCLLAPSGLAAIAMVDFAVLKSGDDVLLPDNVYNPNRELGRWLSADYGITARYYDPLIGEGIAALIQPNTKLIWTEAPGSVSMEVPDLPAICTAAHARGVLVALDNTWAAGLALRGFDLGVDIIMQALTKYQSGGSDVLMGAVITRDRELHDRISLAHMRLGMGVGADDAYLVSRGLPTMRLRFDAHDAAARKLAAWLQTRPEITRVLHPAFADCPGHEVWKRDFSGAGGLFSVIFDERFTEAQTDRFVDALKLFKIGYSWGGANSLVMPYRIQHMRKNWTDKGILVRFNVGLEEVQDLIADIERAFEEMA; encoded by the coding sequence ATGACGATGGTAAAAAAATCTCCGCAGACGGCGCTGATCCACACCGACTACAAGGCGCCGGAAGGTTTCGAGGCGTTCCCGGTCGGTATCCATCGCGCTTCCACGGTGCTGTTCAAGAACGTGGCGGCCATGCGCTCGGGCGACTGGAAAGACAAGAACGCCTATACCTACGGGCTGCATGGCACGCCGACCACTTTTACGCTGGAAGCGCGGCTGGCCGAAATCGAGGACGGCAAGCACTGCCTGCTGGCGCCTAGCGGCCTGGCGGCCATCGCCATGGTCGATTTCGCGGTGCTCAAATCGGGCGACGATGTGCTGTTGCCGGACAACGTCTACAATCCGAACCGCGAGCTGGGACGCTGGCTGTCGGCCGATTACGGCATCACCGCGCGCTATTACGATCCGCTGATCGGCGAGGGCATCGCCGCGCTGATCCAGCCGAATACAAAGCTGATCTGGACCGAGGCGCCGGGTTCGGTGTCGATGGAAGTGCCGGACCTGCCGGCCATCTGCACGGCGGCGCACGCGCGCGGCGTGCTGGTGGCGCTGGATAACACCTGGGCCGCCGGCCTGGCGCTGCGCGGTTTCGATCTGGGCGTGGACATCATCATGCAGGCGCTGACCAAGTACCAGTCGGGCGGCTCGGATGTGCTGATGGGCGCCGTCATCACGCGCGACCGCGAACTGCACGACCGCATCAGCCTGGCGCATATGCGGCTGGGCATGGGCGTGGGCGCGGACGATGCCTATCTGGTGTCGCGCGGTTTGCCGACCATGCGCTTGCGTTTCGATGCGCACGACGCGGCGGCGCGCAAGCTGGCGGCCTGGCTGCAGACGCGGCCCGAGATTACGCGTGTACTGCATCCGGCATTTGCGGATTGTCCCGGCCATGAAGTGTGGAAGCGCGACTTCAGCGGCGCTGGCGGCTTGTTCTCGGTGATCTTCGACGAGCGTTTTACCGAAGCGCAGACCGACCGCTTTGTCGATGCGCTCAAGCTGTTCAAGATCGGCTATAGCTGGGGCGGCGCCAACAGCCTGGTGATGCCGTACCGCATACAGCATATGCGCAAGAACTGGACCGACAAGGGCATCCTGGTGCGCTTCAACGTCGGCCTGGAAGAGGTGCAGGATTTAATCGCCGATATCGAGCGGGCATTCGAGGAAATGGCATGA
- the hisC gene encoding histidinol-phosphate transaminase, with protein MSKFWSKVVHGLTPYTPGEQVQMPGLVKLNTNENPYGPSPKAIAAMQAAVGDGLRKYSDPSNAALKDAVARRFGLTRQQVFVGNSSDEVLAHTFHALLKHELPLLAPDISYSFYPTYCSLYGIECVQVPLNERFEIDVADYGQPCGAIIIANPNAPTGIGLPLVQIEALVAAHPEQVVVIDEAYVDFGGDSAAALLGRYDNLLVIQTLSKSRSLAGLRVGFALGHADLIAGLERVKNSFNCYPLGQVQQAGAVAALDDVAYTEQTSQAIIASRTWLVAQLQALGFEVLPSQANFVFARHPQHDGAQLAKALRERAILVRHFTAARIDQFLRISIGTNEECGKLVDALKDILS; from the coding sequence ATGAGCAAGTTCTGGAGCAAAGTCGTACACGGTTTAACCCCTTACACGCCGGGCGAGCAGGTGCAGATGCCCGGCCTGGTCAAGCTGAACACCAACGAGAATCCCTACGGTCCGTCGCCCAAGGCGATCGCCGCGATGCAGGCCGCTGTCGGCGATGGGCTGCGCAAGTATTCCGATCCATCCAACGCGGCGTTGAAGGATGCGGTGGCGCGCCGCTTCGGCCTCACGCGCCAGCAGGTCTTTGTCGGCAACAGCTCGGACGAGGTGCTGGCGCATACCTTCCATGCTTTGCTCAAGCATGAGTTGCCGCTGCTGGCGCCCGATATCAGCTACAGCTTCTACCCGACCTATTGCAGCCTGTATGGCATCGAGTGCGTGCAGGTGCCGCTGAACGAGCGCTTCGAGATCGACGTGGCGGACTACGGGCAGCCATGTGGCGCCATCATCATCGCCAATCCGAATGCGCCGACCGGCATCGGCCTGCCGCTGGTGCAGATCGAGGCGCTGGTGGCGGCGCATCCGGAGCAGGTGGTGGTGATCGATGAAGCCTATGTGGACTTCGGTGGCGACAGCGCTGCCGCGCTGCTGGGCCGCTACGACAATCTGCTGGTGATTCAGACACTGTCCAAATCGCGCTCGCTGGCCGGCCTGCGTGTCGGCTTCGCGCTCGGCCATGCGGACCTGATCGCTGGCCTGGAACGCGTGAAGAACAGTTTCAATTGCTATCCGCTGGGTCAGGTGCAACAGGCCGGCGCGGTGGCGGCGCTGGACGATGTGGCGTACACCGAGCAGACGTCGCAGGCGATCATCGCCAGCCGCACATGGCTGGTGGCGCAGCTGCAGGCGCTGGGCTTCGAGGTCCTGCCGTCGCAGGCCAATTTCGTCTTCGCGCGCCACCCGCAGCACGATGGCGCGCAGTTGGCCAAGGCCTTGCGCGAACGTGCCATTCTGGTGCGTCATTTCACCGCTGCGCGCATCGACCAGTTCCTGCGCATCTCGATCGGCACAAATGAAGAGTGCGGCAAATTGGTCGACGCACTGAAAGACATTTTGTCCTGA